The Candidatus Binataceae bacterium genomic sequence CGCTTAGAGGCGTGCGCGCTACTCGGCGAAATCTACGGCTGGTTCAACGAGGATTTCGATACCATCGATCTGAAGGACGCAAAATCACTACTGAACGAGGTTCACTGCATGTTAGTACGATGTGAGTCGTCCTGACGGGTACGGAGTACAGCGAAGGTCGGGGCGCTCTTACTCGCAAGGTCGTCAAGGGAAAGCTGCCGCCAGGGATTGTCCGGACACATCGATGCAAAGAGGCAATACTGCGGAGCCGGACGGAGACGGAGCGTTTCGCAAATCCGACCCCCGTAGGGTTCTCGTATATCAGTTGGTTCATCAAGTTCTACCAGATTGTCCGCCAGGATCCTGATGAGAACTCCATTCTTCTCACTATGCGAGGCTACCCGGTTGTGAAAATCACACGACATCTGGGGGACAGACGTTCTGAGGTCAGGGCGCTTTCGAGATCTTTTCGTGTTTCGCAATGGTATGCTGCCGGCACAGAAGAGTCGTCACCGTTCGGCCGCGACACCTTGACAGCGGTTGTAGAAAAATGGCTTCAGTCCGGACTGCGCACACCTTTTGTCTGAGTGGAAGACAACGTCCAGAATCCGGAATGTAAAATACATTCCTACTTAAAGGGGGACGACCATGAAACGACTAGGCGCTTTAGCCGAAGATTGTTCTTCGCAACCCAGAATCCGGGTGCGTCTGAGCCTTTTGACAGTAGGGTTGGCACTTGGTTCCCTGCTCTTTTGGTCAGCCTCAGCGCGCGCGGCCGATCATCGGGACGCTCCAACCGTTGATGGGATTCCCCAGGGCGATGTCACAGACGTGTTTGCCTTTCTCGATCCCAACAACTCCGACGATGTCGTTCTGGTCATGAACGTAAACCCGTTTTCCGTGCCGGCCGAGCTCCCCGGTTACGCGTTCAGTAATGAACTGCTTTACCAGTTCAAGATCGATAACACCGGCGACGCAGTTGAAGACCTCGTCATCGAGGTGACTTTCACGACCACCAGCGCCGGCCAGATGGTGAAAGTCTTTGGTCCGATGAAACCGCAGGTTACGGGCACCCGCGCAGTTCTTCCGCAGGGGCATCCTAGTGTTTTGGGAGCGGTTAATACGGTCCTCTCCGGAAATGGAGGAATGACCGTATTCGCCGGTACGCGGGACGATCCATTCGTAGCCGACATCGGACAGTTATTCAGGATTCTGACGGGGGCCCAGGACGTCTTTCGTGACTATCCGAATGCTCCGCTTCTTGGCCATCTGCGAGGGCGCGGTCTCTTGGCAACTCCAGTGGGTGGAAACAGCGGCGTGGACGGGTTCGGCGGATTCAACGTCTCCTCTATCCAGGTCGAATTGCCCGCGTCGATGATAAAGGGAGCTACTTCGGAGGTGAACATTTGGGCGACGGTCAGTCGCCCAGTTGCCCAGACTCACAACCCGGGTGGCACGCACGATTCGGCCAATTTCCTTCAATTCGAGCGCATGGGCCAGCAAT encodes the following:
- a CDS encoding DUF4331 family protein codes for the protein MKRLGALAEDCSSQPRIRVRLSLLTVGLALGSLLFWSASARAADHRDAPTVDGIPQGDVTDVFAFLDPNNSDDVVLVMNVNPFSVPAELPGYAFSNELLYQFKIDNTGDAVEDLVIEVTFTTTSAGQMVKVFGPMKPQVTGTRAVLPQGHPSVLGAVNTVLSGNGGMTVFAGTRDDPFVADIGQLFRILTGAQDVFRDYPNAPLLGHLRGRGLLATPVGGNSGVDGFGGFNVSSIQVELPASMIKGATSEVNIWATVSRPVAQTHNPGGTHDSANFLQFERMGQQLIATVFVPSSMRDAFNFATPDEDVAMFSSLIPNALTSTDPSGNTTARRATVLHSLKLDGTVVATPNGVGEIEGAPLLLGNNFQNTDPNLIRKAVLPDVIRLDLSVTPPNDIPPKGIGIIGPSNMVGLQDGRRPGDAVTDILLQLSRQLADVTFPKGSGLPGASSDGSVRPSSLDCSSLPCPDRRVLAVLDGTDFIRPDVGILALSLGESANDLPLSTSFPFLASQHPLPGNPGTVDFPPQEANP